A window of Acidimicrobiales bacterium genomic DNA:
TCAACACCGGCGACCTCGAGGGTGAGGCGGCGATCAGGATCACCGCCGAAGGACAGACGGCTCACGCTCACTGCGACGGTCGCACCGTCGCGGCGGCCTCCATCACGAGCGCTTGGCTCCACCAGCTGCCGCCGCTCTCGCCCACGCGCGGGGCCGGAGACGTCAACGAGCTCGCGGCCGAGAGCAGCCGCCTTCGGATGTGGGAGGCCTACTTCTCGTTCGTGCCGCCCGAACGGTGGCTCTCGCCGCCGACCCGTCTCGTCACCGCAGGCAATAAGGTTCTGCAGCTCGTCGCGGCGTCCAGGGCTGGCATCACCGTGCCCGAGACCCTCGTAGGCAACGAGCATCGGGGGTGGCAGCCGCGGCCGCCGTTGCTGGCGAAGTACCTCGGCGACTCGGCGCCCCTGTGGGCCGCCGGGCGGTCCGGACATGCTGCGGTGACCATCGCCGTCGACCTCGATGACATAGACGACCGTTCCCTCCGCAGCGCCCCGGCGATCTTCCAATCCCTGGTGCCGTCGGCCGAGGAGCTGCGGGTGGTGGCAGTCCGTACTCGAAGCGAGCCAACGGCCCGCACGTTCGCAGCCAGCGCGACCAAGCCGGAGGGTATCGTTGACCTCCGCCTTTCGAACGACGGCCTCCCCGACTATCGGCGTGCCGAGGTCGGCCCCGACGTGACCGAGCGCCTGACCACGATGATGGACCTGATGGGCGTCGGGTTCTGCTCGGCCGACTTCGTCGTCACCCCTGCGGGCGACCACGTCTTCCTCGACCTGAACTCCACCGGCGCCTGGTGGTGGATCGATGACCTCCACGAAGGTGAGGTCACGGAGGCCATCTCCGCCGCGCTGATTGCCCTCGAGGACGGAACGGCAACGGGCGTCATGAGCGGCACGCGGTGACGACCCTGTCCTTGCACGACCCCGTCGAGCAGTGGTGGAAGCGGGCATGCACCTCACCGAACCCGCTACTGATGGACGACGGCACGTGGTTCGTCCACGAGCCCAGCCAGGTTCGAGACGTGTTGCGGCGGTGGACCGAGTTCAGCAACGACGTACCGAGCGAACGAGACCGGACGCTGGACTTCCTGTTGACCGCAGATCCGCCGACCCACGCCGTCGAGCGGGTTGCGTTCCTCCAGCACTTCGGACCCCACCTGCACCACCCGGACCCGACGCTGCGCGCGGCCTTCACCCACTGCTTGGACGACGCGCTGGCCTCGGGGGAGCCCGTCGACCTCCTCACGCAGGTCTGTGAACCCTTCGGCGCCTGGCTCGGCTCCGAGACGCTCGGCGGGCTGGACCTCGGTGTCGGTGGAGGACGGGATCCAGAAGCCGGCTCCAGGGCCCATCTCACGTCCGAGATCTTCAACGGTTCCGGGGGTCCCGCGGCTGCGCTGTGGCGCCACCTCGTGGAGGCCGGCGATGCCCCCGAGACGGCAGAGGGAAAGGTGGTCGGCTTGCTGACCGCCTTGGTGGTGGCGTTCACGAGCACGCTTCCCGCGCTGGTCGCGCTGGTCGCGTGGGCCGAACTCTCGGCGAGGTCGGACACCCTCGGACCCGGCGGCTTCGAGGCGGGAGCGGCCGGTGCGGGGGGTCCGCTCCTCGGCCTCTATCGAACCGTAGTTCGCGCCGCAAACGTTGGATCCCGTCGGCTCGACCCCGGGGATCGCGTGCTCGTGTCATTCGCCTTTGCGGCACGATCAGAGGGAACGGCGAACCCACCGCATCCACTCGTCTTCGGGCATGGGAACCATCGGTGCCCGGCATCGGCGCTGTCCGCCCGAGCGACCACGGTCGCGACCTCCGTCCTGGCCAACCGGTCCGGGGTCCGCCTCGTTCCAGGTTGGATACCCGAGTTTCGACAGGGCTCGCACTTCACGCCACTCATCGACCTGATGATCGCCGAGGAACACCATGATCTCGCTGGGTGACGCCGAGTGGTCGCTGGCCGGCAGCGGATGGATACCGAAGGGCGCGGCAGATCCCCATGAGGAGTCGTCCATCGACCAGGCGGAGCCGGTGTGCCGCTCGGCCGGTGGCGTGCTGGGTGCCGCGCGCCACGGCGCTCGCCGGTACGTCACCGAGGGACCCTCACCGTCGTTCGTGGATGTACCGGATCTCGGCCGCTGCTCAGTCCTGTCCATGTGGGTGCTCTGCTACCAGCCGGGAGACTTCGCCGCGTTGCACACCGACCGACCGGACTCAACGTTTACCGCATTGCAGGTCCTCGGCGGCCGGCCGGACCCGCTACTCATCTGTCCCGACCTCGCCGCGCTGACGGATCAGGACCTCTGCGCCACCGCCCGACGAGACCCGTTCCCCGTTGGGCGGTCTCTCGCCCTACCGACCGACGGCTGCCTAATCATGTCGGGGGCCAACGTTCCCCACTACCGTCCGCCGGCTACGAGCAGGTTCGAGGTCTTGTCGGTGAGCCTCGGCCCGCTAGGTGCCTAGCCATCGAGCGACACATAGCCGTACTTGACCAGCACGGCCACGGCGGCTTCGAGCTCTACCTTCCCGAGCTCCGTCTCCTCACGGAGTGAGGCGACCGTCGCACCACCGCGCTGCGCCATCACCGTTGCCGCCGCCTCGATCGCTGCCCCGATGCCGAGGCGCTCCACGAGCGCCGCTCCCAGTAGCTGGTCCCACCTCGCCCGACCCTGTCCCACCCACCGCAGCCGGGCGACTGACACCACACGTGAGGTGAACGGCCCGAACAACAGATCGAATCCCCCGTCGGAGATCGCTGCGCGCCACGCGCCCTCCCGGCTTCGACGAAGGCTGTCGAGCCAGAGGTGGTGGTAGCGCGCACCAACGGTGCCCGGCGCGAACCGCTCGGCGCGAACCGCCGCCTCGTTGCCAAGCCGGTGGCGAAGGGCGGGATCAGCAAGCCGAATGATGGCGTCGCAGAGCGCATCGCGATCAACGCTCACGAACTGAGCGGCGACTTCGTGTGCCTCTTGCCAGGGCAGCAGGTCGAGGGCCAGGTCAGGGACCTGCGAACGCATGGTCGTGGTCGGCACGGTCAACCCGGTGACCTCGTGGATCACGATCTCCGACACCCCGCTGAAGTCGCTGACCACGCAAGGTAGGCTGGAGGACTGCGCCTCGGCCGCGGCGAGACCGAAGATCTCCTGGTGGCTGTCATAGAGAGAGGCGAAGATGTCCGCTCCGGCCAGCAGGCGCCTGATCTCGGCGTCGGAACGATCTCCTCGGATCTGGACCAGCTCGCCGATCCCCAGGAGTTCCGCTTGGCGGCGAAGCTCCGAACCGTACGCACCATCGTCGGCCCCTGCGAGCACGAGGCGGATCC
This region includes:
- a CDS encoding glycosyltransferase family 4 protein, which translates into the protein MRVAPTGAILDLGLADDPHLVIHHFGQVFDPAPYGLRRIVRCQAPITANHHSLGYRYLREASQITCAEAASPGDALVASSGQGARVIESMIGMTDPAWPGSVVTIPLPTYVKRTSDGQRAEARALLGLEADELCVLSVGRLSPYDKAVLEPLLDAIARLADVLPRIRLVLAGADDGAYGSELRRQAELLGIGELVQIRGDRSDAEIRRLLAGADIFASLYDSHQEIFGLAAAEAQSSSLPCVVSDFSGVSEIVIHEVTGLTVPTTTMRSQVPDLALDLLPWQEAHEVAAQFVSVDRDALCDAIIRLADPALRHRLGNEAAVRAERFAPGTVGARYHHLWLDSLRRSREGAWRAAISDGGFDLLFGPFTSRVVSVARLRWVGQGRARWDQLLGAALVERLGIGAAIEAAATVMAQRGGATVASLREETELGKVELEAAVAVLVKYGYVSLDG